ATAGACGGAATTTTTCAGGAGTAGGTATAATCTATCTATAGATTCTATACTACCCAGATTTAATATACTATGATTTACATAAGCTACTCAAAGATGAAATTACATTGGTAAAATCACATGACCTTTTTTTCTGACAAATTACCtactgctttttttttttgctacaaATTACCAACTACTTTACGTATCCttttccctctccctctctctcatcCAATCTAACATCCCATTTCCATTcctattttgtctttttcaaCATTTAGGGCCGTTTGGTTCGGGATTCGGAAACGGAAACTGAATCGGAATGAGACGGAATAGGATAAAATGAGAAACGGAATGACAAATTTTAGCTTTTGTTTGGTTAGGGAATCCAAATTCAAATCCATCTCATGCATTTGGTTCATTACTCATCGAATCggagtcaatttttaaaatttgcttATTGTCATGCAAAATCAATAGGAAAAATGATACTTTCAAAtagtatacatataattttcaaaaaaaattatgaaagttAACATTACATGGTAAGAGAAGTATGAAAGTTAGATACCAAGTCTCGagaaattattaaaactttttttggTAGGAATTCAAAAACTTTTTTCTTAACTAGTTTTCGACACTTATAAAAGCTTATTataatcaaatattattttaaattattcataaGTTGAAGCAAGTTGAAGATATTTGTAGGACAGTAAATAAGTAAAGAAAATGCTACCTAGAAAAAAGATATTAAAGAacacagcaaaaaaaaaaatgacgaaAAAGTGATCAATCAAAGAGAAATATGGGGATGAAAATCTTTTTGTTGTAAAagaataattgaaataaaaatattttccgtTCCTCCCTCTCATTCCCTCGGGAATCAATTACCCTAGAAAAGGGACTTGGGAACCGATTCCCGTATACCAAACAAAAACAATCGGAATGGGGTCCATTCTGATTCCGATCCAGGAGCTTTTTTTGATGAACAAAACATGCCTTTAAAATCCTCACTCTgcatatgtatttttttttgacgatatctgattatgtatttattttttcggtggaCATCTGAATATGTGATTTTAATTTCATGTTATAATGTCTAATGGATATGGTCGAAAATCTCACTTAAGAGTGGAGACTCggcagaaaatgaaaatgaaaaaaattgtttgcgtttagtttttttaaatcaattaTATGAGTTAGTATGTGCCTTGGTAGTACAGGTCAGTGTCGatcattataattttgaatttggGAAATTGAAAGATCAAAATTAGATTTCATAACCAATAGAGTTTGGAGAAGTTTCAAATTCGAGTCACCCTAGAAATCACATAGGAAATTACTCTCTATTGGACCTTGTGGTCAGACTGACATGTTTCGTAAACTTGCAGGATATTCAAGTGGATTGTGAGATTAATCGGGTGAAGTCCAGATACCCTcgttataaataataataataataataataataataatcacaaATCCTACAGTTATGATGCCAAGGTACTGCCCttttgtataatataaaataaaatatgcgATCCTACCGagcggaaaaaaaaagttcaataaTATGCGAGGTACTATGGTAGAATTTGCGTCCAGTGCCACAAACCGAGAAAGAGAGAGTGAACCAGGAGAGTGACAAACTCCAATGCAACTGCACGACAACTGTGGGTGGGGAAGGAGGGAGTGGGGAAGCAATTTTTCATGAACAGTTACCGAACTATGACAAACGTGCGTGCGCTGCTTCGGCTTTGTATAGCTAACTGCCTTCCCAAGCATCTTTTAACTGCAGGCGGTTTTATACTTTTCAGGAATTCCGgctggaggaggagaagaagaaatgggAGTGATCAAAGTTTCTTCCTTCCTGAGAGCAGGATCGGAGTTCCTCGATCTAATGGAGAGCCTCTTAAGCAAATCATCCCTCCGTTCCTACTTTGCCGAGCTCCTCTCGTCCTTCATCTTCGTCTTTGCTGGCGTCGGCTCCACTATGTCATCCGGTGAGTCCTTTAATTAAGCGCATTATTTCTATTTGTATTGACAATCGGCCGAGTGGCCGACTAAGAGAGGGACTTATATGTCATTGTGCCGTTGCTTGTCCCCCAAGCTATGTTTACGGGTTCAGAGTCAGAGGCCACTTCGGCAGAGGCCCACCTACTCACGGTGGCAGTTGCCCATGCTTTTGCAATGTCCGCTGCAGTGTTCATGTCGGAACATATCTCCGGTGGTCATGTGAATCCGGCTGTCTCGGTGGGATTGGTTGTAGGAGGTCAAGTCAGCATCTTAACCGCATTGTGCTATGTGGTTGCTCAGTTGCTCGGGTCCAGTCTAGCCTGTGCCCTCTTGATGCTTGTTTCGGCAGGCCAGGTAAATCAGTCCTCCCTTGATTAGAATCGCAGTTCCCTAAATCAAGACTGTCATCGATGTCTATGAGCCACGGGATTATCAATTTGAACCTGACAATTAATGCACATCAGCTCAGTAGTTAGTCTGAATTTATCACCACGTCTCCGAACTAGCTTACATAATCAAAATTGCAGGCTATCCCCGTAGGTAGGTTGGCCCCACGGATACCACTTTCAGGTGGTGTGGTGATGGAGGGTATCACGACATTTGCCATAGTATGCACCGTCTCCGCAGCCAGAGACCCACGAAATGGGTCCCAAGGGATCACAGGTCCGATGGCAATTGGTTTCATACAGGGGGCGAACATCATAGTGACAAGCCCTTTTACTGGCGGGTACATGAACCCAGCCCGGTCCTTTGGCCCCGCTGTGGTCTCGGGTGATTTCAGGAACCACTGGGTATATTGGATCGGGCCCTTCTTGGGAGGTGGGCTTGCAGGCTTCATCTACCGAAGCTTCTTGGTTCAAGCCACTGGTAACCAGCGCACCAATGCGAATGTAGCAGTTTAGATCCACTTCTTGTGCAGATTTTGGTGTTTCTATGGTTAGGAAATGAATGAGGAATGCCAGTTGAAGGTGATCGTGCTTGCCGGTTGTATCAACATCATTTGATTGATTTATTTGAGAATGAACTCGTTCAAGCACAGGACAGCAGGTTTCTCCTGCTAATGTGGGAATGGTTACTTTAAACTGTTCTTCGATCTCTAGTTGGTCAGATGACTGCGTAGCAAGTAGCTCATTGTTCATTCACTTGATGCCACCAGAGTTCCGCAAGTGGCTTGGTGTAATGACAAAGGCCAACCATCAATCAAATGAGAGGCAATCGTGGAGGCTGAGAACCTGTGAACCGGAACTGGGATTGAATAGTTATTACAGCTAACAAAAATCTCATAATTACGAAATTGAAGCTCGTTAATTCAAAGTATATGATCCATTCAACTTCTTCACGTGTGACCTACGGATGATAAATTTGGTTATAAACAAACGAGCCTTTATCATTATAATCTGTACAGCAATAATCTTATATCAGTATACTTGCACGGTCCGACAAACATAAGAATATCACTCGACTGTTGATACGTCGGGGCCATAAACTCATTGAAGGCTTATCACGAGTACTGGGAACGGGTGAAGTTGACAATGGaaaaaataagtgaaaaaaccataaatcaCTATCCCTAAAAGGAGTTCCACAGCTCATAACACTCCTGCTGTTGTTTCCCCCTCATGGGTAGCCCCCCAAACGCTGAGATCGGGCTCTGCATGAGGTCAAGAGTCACCTGCTGGCCAGACTCGTCAGCGCTCTTCAAGGTAGGCAGGACTGGATGTGGTACCTGATGCAGGCGCATCGATGAGACAGAGCTGCTGCTGGGGCCTGAGTCCATCATGCACCCTTCGAGGACGAGCTGATGGGCTAAGATGGTCGCCCGGTGCTCAGCAATCAGTTCACGTAGAGCAGCACTGCATTGGAGGGAGAGGTTGGAGGGAAAGAGTCCACAAGTTTCGGTAGTTGATGACAGAAGAGAGTAAGCACCTCCTGCCGAATATAAACAAGAAAGCATTCTTCTCATTCCGGTGTGCTAAGTATAAAAAAGTCTAAGTTCACGATACGGCAACGAAAATTAGTTCTAACACGAACCATTATGTTCGTACTTAACATACGCCGATTCACGACAAGCTGTGCTGCCGAGGTAATTCAAGCAGGAATGCTAACTACTGAAGAACATGATTGCAGCGCAGGAAAGAATTAATTACAGAAGAAAGTACGTATTAACCTTGAGAAGAGGTTCGTGTCCGGGGAACATAATCGTGAGAGCTCTTTCTCCTGCGCTCGTTGTGCCCTGCTAATCTTCTCCTACAGCTCCTCTTTGATTCATCAAACTCCGACACCACATGAAACCTGTAACATACGGAAATAGATGTCAACAGTTACATCAGTCTGTCGAATTATCCAAGCCTGATGCACTTGCTCGTAGTCGTAAACTTCCTAAAGGGTGACCTTCCCGGGAAGGAGGGAGAGGAAACAGAAGGGGGAGCTCAAGTGGGGTGGGGGCCCAAAGCCAGCAACCTCCCACCAGGCAACGTAGCAGCGGCGAGCTCGCTAAGGTGTGGACGATCGACCAGAAGGCTATTATCGACCTCCGTTCTCCTTCTTCtcataattattaaaagaataattCTTTGAAAATAGTTAATAGTAATACAACTCGTTTTGGGTgtgattacttttttattaattttcctgACGTGGTTAAGTCGAATAGGATGCCATCTCAAATTTCTGTTACTCCAATTTGACGCCTGAATATTTTGATAGACAAAATTGAAGTTCATGTACAATATTGATGGCAAAAGTTTTTTGAGAGCTAAGCAGTTGGCCGGAGACCATTTTGATAGTTTAATACTTTAATCTTAGAAGCAGTGATAGAAAAAGCAACAAAAATGGAACATGATTTGAAAACTAAAGTAGAAATTTGGAAAGCCTTTTTTCCCCTATCTAGAGTACACTGTACTCATggcttttgaaaatttaacaAATTTCAACTAATCTAATTCAATCCAGATAGACTCACCAAGCTgtaaaacttttcaaattataaattttttctattcgAAATACATTAATCCGAGACCTTAAGAATTATACGCCGAACTTCTTGAACAAAACCATACTGATAAAGtcttcttttaattttgatattaGATCTATTATCATTAATACTATATAAAGGGATAAGTGGCATGtttgtttcaacttaattaataagtgcttaaaaattaattacaagtTAGTTATAAGGTAAAGTGAATTGAAGAAATATGGAAATATGAGAGATGGGTCtaaattacttaatcattaagtaaaAAAACCATATAgtgaaataagtaaaataatttgacttaatgaaataagtcatttCACTTTGCGAATAAAAAAATCTACGCTGGGAGAACTTTATTTCTTAGTGAATCGATTTGACTAGACTTGATTAGTCGGAACCCGATTTTACTTCTAAATACTAGGGTACAGtccgaaaaaataaatcatttttaCTTATTGGTGTTCTTTATCCCTCACGATATATTTCTCATTATCATCATTCATACTCACTTCCTATACATTTCTCCccttaactaattaatcacttaatttttaagcacataatttatcaaacaataCCTTAATGTAACCATTCAATTATAAATTGTATGAAAAGTCTAAAATGCCCCttaatttttatcaaataaaaaatagtatggtgtgtttggttttagaattaaatagagttgagttttgattttaattgagttgtaatgattatgttgttgaattataaaaaaagtatgaaaatgtaatgaatagttgagaggatataatgattgtgttgtagtaataaatagttgagagaaagtaacaattgtgttgttaaattttggaaaaagtaatgaataaatgagagaaagtaatgattttgttattgaattgaagataagtgaagttaagtggagtataattaaaattaaagttaaaattggTTTGTGAAATCGAATAAGGTCTTATATTTGGAGGACAAAATTATCCATTtgatgattttattttgtattttgggtgaattgtgattttcacttaaaaaacACGTGTCCacattttttacttttgtctCTCCTGAATTCTCCCATGTCCACTTTCTCTATCTTTAATATCTCGTTTTGCTTTTTCttactttttaatttaatctttatttttcatttttattttcccccaactctttcttattttttcttcatccATAAACTTCTATTTCCTCAACAAATCCCCTATTCAAAAGTAATTGGAAGGACATAATTAAGTGCAAACATTGCGTATTTCAggccacacacacacacacacatatatatatcttgcTGGATATTTTTGGCCATATCCTATGTGGATGAAGAGAGCATGtaaaaatttctatttattgAATCGCAATTTCAAGAAATTAAGCTCgcgtttggtttttgagttgaaTAATGATCCAActtaacttgattttgtgcaatgattataagtgttgacaaaaataatgaatgatgatatatatatagatatgtacatatagatgtaaaagtaaatgaaaaatttattattaaaaaattaataagtatatatagaaGTTTATGAAGAAtttattatcaaaaaattaattataaaataattagaaaaaaatatgtaagaaaatttattatcaaattagagaaaaaaaagtaaagaaaaaaataaaataaaattgagttgagtaaGGTTATCCACTTCTGCCAAGGCTGTCAACGCCCTAGATATTTCATTCAAGGATAACCACGACCCCCTTCTTTTAGAAATGAACAATAATACCCCTTATTCAAGACTGACATACCCGtatgatttttcaaatggAGACTTGATTGGAGACTGATACTGTGATACTCTTAAAAATTAGGGGCATTTGGTTTGATGTAAAGTTGGGTTTTTAccagaaaaatttaaattttgcatCGTATTTTACAATTTTGATTGTAAAACTAACCATTATAATCATTTTTCTAAGTTAATCCCTTATAATCGTTGTCTTTACTGATTTTGCATCCAAAAAAGGTGGAATTTTACAACCGCGAGACTCATATTATCCATTTGAgaataaatcataaataaaattatcattCACATATTCCAGTGAcccaatatatttatcaaatatgaCAATCTCATATTTTGGtctataatgaaaaatataattctttagtttttctcataatcttcacatttcttataatttaacaatagTTGCAACAATTGTAAAGGAATAACTTAGAAAAGTCACCTTACCCACAAATGAGAGGTCTCCTGTCCGTTTGAAAACTTACAGAGGTATACCAATGGCTCTTGAATACTGATGTTGTTGTCGAGACAGAATTTTGAAATAGCACATATTTTGAAATTCCGGTTACAAGAACCAAATCTGAAGCTTCGTTATTTTAGCTAAATATGAACTACATttggtttcattttttttgaaGAGAATCCTAAAATTCGAAAGTTCAGCTCCCTGGCTAATCTAGACGAGCTAATTCAGCTCACTAAGGGGTGAAGTCTTCCAGCGTGGATTGatgtgtttagttttagagttaagtagagttaagttttaattttaattggattgtaatgattatgttgttgaattatgaaaaaagtatgaaaaaataataaattattaagaaaaagtaatgattatattgctgaattgtgaaaaagtaatagatagttgagagaatttaatagtaaatattgaattgaatggttaaaaaattgagaaaaaaaagaaaaaaaaattaataattgtgttgttgattttttttatagtaaatagagttaaaattttaaa
The sequence above is drawn from the Punica granatum isolate Tunisia-2019 chromosome 5, ASM765513v2, whole genome shotgun sequence genome and encodes:
- the LOC116208905 gene encoding aquaporin TIP2-1-like, with amino-acid sequence MGVIKVSSFLRAGSEFLDLMESLLSKSSLRSYFAELLSSFIFVFAGVGSTMSSAMFTGSESEATSAEAHLLTVAVAHAFAMSAAVFMSEHISGGHVNPAVSVGLVVGGQVSILTALCYVVAQLLGSSLACALLMLVSAGQAIPVGRLAPRIPLSGGVVMEGITTFAIVCTVSAARDPRNGSQGITGPMAIGFIQGANIIVTSPFTGGYMNPARSFGPAVVSGDFRNHWVYWIGPFLGGGLAGFIYRSFLVQATGNQRTNANVAV